The Pagrus major chromosome 5, Pma_NU_1.0 genomic sequence GGTTCCCCTGGCTGTGACCATCGACTCAGACACTGGTTCTTTGAACGACCTTCATCTCCACACTACCATGAGAGCCAAGCAGCTAAATCTTggaggtttgttttgttgcgAGACAAAGTGAGTAAAAGTGTGTGTATCATGACTAATTCTCACCCACTATTGGTTGTTTCACTCCTCAGGCGATGAGATTGTTGATTTGACTCTAGAGTTGTCTGGAAATGATACCTACACCTGCATCACCATAAGTGCCCCGACACACGTCCTGCCCATGAGCCGGTAAGTTCATGTGTGTTTCTAAGCTTGCTTAATTTAAATCACCGACTACTCTACATAAAAATAATGGCAGTCAACTCAATAAGgagtcatttttgtgtgttttttaatccgTATCCTGTGTACTTTAATGAAGACTTCCGCAAAAGTGCCCTACaactgagaaaaacatttcaccCGTTCACGTGGAAGCAAGCAACAAGGCGCCGACAGCGTCACAAACCTGCTACAGTCCACGCTCCAAGAATGATCCTAAACTCACAGTGATGTTAACAAAGGTACACACACGTCACGCATTAACAACAGCACTTTCTCAGATACTTTACAGTCAGATGCCCTCTTGTCATCCTGTCGCTCattctctattttttttctttaggagGAGCAGGGTGTGGCGGTGCGACATCTGTTGGAGGTCAGCGTGTGTCTGCTGGGAGTTTGTCTGATACTCTGTGTCGTTGCTAGTCTGACACAATCGGTCATGCGCCGCTACAACTGGAATGGACTGGATGTACAAAATGTAACATCATTTCGTTAACTACCATATCACATTAATTACCACATCAGAAATTTAGATATGTGTAAACTAGAGGATTATACGGgtgaaaacagtttaaaactcTTAAACCCTGATCCCTTCTTAAGTAGCTTTAgctataaataaaatcaaaatcaatctATTTACATATACAGGTCATTCAAACCATTTATTCCAACTCTCTTAAAGAAAGTATGTTGATTTTACTTTCTTCCCGagggttagatgagaagatccaTACAACTGTCAATACATACGTCATGCCCATACAGTAGAAATTAAGTTAACACCAGCTGCCGGTTAGCTGTGTGAGTGAATACTGGGTGACAAAACTGGgtaaattaacatgttatatcttgtttatttaatctATACAAAAATATGAGTAAAggttttatcttattttttaaaaaacacttcaagTCAACTTCTCTCGGGGCTTAAGAggtttaaatacatttctactTATTGTACAAATGTTATCGTGGTATGCACGAAATATAGTCTACAGGTTGTGGGTTTTgagaatgtttgtgtttacttttattACATGAAATGTGCAAATGATGTTTTAACCTAACTACAGCTTTACTTTGTTTGCAGGAGCCCTTGATGGacagctgaaaatgtttcatcCTCTGCATCCTGAAGGAGTCAGCTGGTGGTTGAGAGCAAACATCCATATGTATCAGTACATCCcattgaaacagctgtgtaaCGTCTTGTGTAGCTCTGGAGATGGCTTCCTAAAGCCTGAGAAATTAACCCTGGCGATGTCATGAGGGTTATCTCAGCTTCGGTGTGCGGACTACACATTTATGTAGTGTCTAGCAAATTTCAAGCTCTACTCAGACGagggactaaaagtcaggatattcCCACTTCATTTACATCAGATTCGACCATTTTTAATCCGTCTCACACTTGAAAGGGCAACACCAAATCAGTGGAAGATTCCTGCTTTTGGAGTTCATTTTTAATGGGACCATGGTGTAATGGGAATGCTGGTCATCCCTACACTGTTGACTGGTCATTCATTCACTACCCAGTCTGTTCTGTGCATTCCATgagttattttctttctgttgaaCGTCTTAGTCTATTTTAGTTTCCACATTGCCCAGAATGACTCTTAACAGCTTCTAGATGGACATTAACTTGCTGTAATCAGCCGAATGATAGCTTAATATATTGAGAACAAGTGTTTTTCCAGtcaaaaatctaaatctgatatttttttaaactgtagtATGTACTGGATGCCTAATAACAGATGTTTTCGGTTCCTACGTTTTACTGGACTAAAAGGTCTTACTGGGCTACGAGGCTAGTTTTTGCCTGTTTTACAACTCTGATTTACATTTCTGACGTTGAAGGCTGGTTGAATCCAGATGCCAGACCTATAAATCCACAGATGAAGTATTCTTGCATCAACCTACATGTGACTTATCACTTTAAAAGTGAGTGTTGAAGAAACGCTGAAATCTTTCCTGCTTCTAATATAAATTTATAAGCAACAGATGGTgttatgtgaggaaaaaaagaaaggtgtAACATCTGCAACAGTTGTTATGACACAGGACATTtgcaatatatattttaaaagaaggACTTTAAGCACAGTGAGTGCATGGAAATGACCAGGGTTCATGAAATGACATGTGTCTGTATGCACTAATGCCTCGTGCCCCAAATGACTGGCATCCTGTTTCCACACTGTTTTCCTAGTTTTAACAAGAATTAaacttgaatgaaaaataaaccagGTTTCTCTTCTTGTGAATCTAACTGGGGAGTGTAGGAACTTTTCATAGGGTGTCTTTATTCAAGTAACCCACTCTGATTTCATTTGTGGTTCGGCAAAGTGAAGCAGAACTATTAATGCAATGTTTTCTTGATGtaatgcacacaaacagtacCAGTAATGATACAGTTTTGTGACAGCTAAATGTGTAGATCTGAATTTTGATATGTGgagttaatatttattttaagagaCAAGCAGTTTAAATATACCGTACACTACTGTTTAGCATTTCTAAATAATTATTTAGGAATTTGAATCCTAGCAGGCATTTAGGTATTTTTAGTAAAATATGGAAATCAGCTAGCAGAGACTTGAAAATTGCTTTAGATGTCTTAccaagaacatttttctttgtcatgaGTGAAAATAGGAAATAAActaaaaccaggaaatgttttaaCAAAGGACTGAAAACTGATCCACAACAAAGTTTGTGGTGCTGATGTTTTCTGACACTTgttgttgacacacacacacgcaaaattagtcaatataataatataataagtcAAAGTTTTAACTTCTACATATGTGTAATTTTGTCAAATGAATGACGTGATGCGCCGCCACTACCCGGCAGTAGCCGATGCACCGGTATGTCACCTCGCTGACGTAGCACACTTCTCCTCCAATCACCGTTGAGCGTCCTGACATGGGGCTTTCCTATTGGCCGAGCGCGGAAAAATAGAGGCGGGATTTCTGCGGACCAGAAAAACCCAAGTAACCACCACGGTCGGAGTGGATGTCGGATCCTTCGCGGCCTGGCGgatttgttttttccatgtcagagacacagaaacGTAACGTTACAAAGTACTTCTACCTCCTCGGACGGATTGTAACTGTAACGCGAGGCCACTTCAAAGTCGCCGTCATATGAAACGGCCTTGAAAGTCGGTGAAAATTACTCGATGTGTTTGACGTCAGCTACATGTTTCCTCAGTGtgaagctagctagctagctaccgtGGACGCTACATTATAAACACCAGAAGACAGCTAATATCCGCTAGCTACATATGTTAGCCTACGTTAAACGTTAATAACATTTAGTGCACAGCGTCCGGAGCGGTTCTGTCGTGGGTTCTGGACCTAATGTGACCGGGCCTGATTTTACAGGAACCCAACTCGGACCAGTAACTGACTTatgaatgaatacataaatatcTGTGTCTTCATCGCTAACATCTTGCCTCAAGGCGCCCTTTGCTCATAATCTCTAAACAGGCCTCCCACGTGGTACCTTTCATATGGGTGTGCTTTGCAACAAGGAGTGGGTGTTAACTTGCCCCCTGGCTTGTTGTTAGGAGTCCACATTAGTTGGTTTTTTTAGATCATATCCGTCTCCTCAGTTAATGGAGTGAGGGGTGTTGCAGGCTAATATACAGGacctgtgttgtttttcctccatcttCAGGATGACAGCTCTATAAAAGAGTTAAACTGGACAGGACGAAGACAAACCACAGACCAggaaggaaacaggaagtaatAGTTTCTGGTCATGGCCTACTCAAGCTACAGCAACCTGAGCAGAGCTCAGCTTACTTTTGAATACCTGCACACAAACTCGTAAGTACTGGCCTCCTGGTATTTAATATCTGCTTCTGAACTTGATGCTACAATTGTGATAACTTATATTGAAGACAACCAATTACACACAGATCCAACATATTACATCAGCTCATCTATGTAGCATGTAGCAAGGCTCTTAGACTGCAAATTTCCCTGTTGTGGGTCTttataaaggattatcttatcttggATGGCTGCAAAGGTTAGGGCACATCAACCCcccaacatttttgtttatataaCCTAACAAACAGTCTAAGAGGTTCTCTAAATAAATGATCAGGTTTAATTGTAAGGTTGTTTTTCAAGCATTCTCTCACACGACATGCTTGTAAacttttcagaaacatatttttaaccaggaaacaacacacaaatatatgtgttattttgttattgttttatgtattataatatttttaccACGTATGAGgtttttacaattatttacagatttctgaattattattttttcacgAGATAGTATTTTTGCATAGCctgttatattttgtgtgtataCTGTCTTACTCATAGCATCCTGTAACTTCAAACAGAGTTGCaaccaaacacaaaaatatattgCAACATGGTATTGCACACTTCTTGCACCACTCCAATGTGTTGCAGGCTAGCATGATGGATCTGGCATCTCCACCACTTTTGTGGAAGTTCCTCAGCTGAAGCTGTTTGTCATGGGACACACCAGAAAGACTTAAAGGTTATCAATCAGCTATTAGAAGTTGTGGtgcctctttccttttttttaaccatgttcACAACAGCTGACGGCCAAGGTTTTCTATAAAAGTGCGTTAATTGTGAGATGCTCTGGCTTGTCCATCAAAACTACTTACCTGTTTATCGCAGCAAGGTCAAGGCTTCTCCTGGGACCACTACTTATCTTTACGGTCGTCCCATTCAGAGCCCATGTCTGACGCTGTGGCATCTTGTTCCTCAGAGGATGCCACTCTGAATATCATCCGAGTGATTAGATCTCAAATGCATCCTCGAAACATCTTGGGATCATTCACACCTGTGCCTAGAGTTGttcacttgtgatcagatcactcaggatgcATGTTGATGCCACGTCTGAGCAGCCTCTTAGAAACACAAATGAGAACACACCTTGGGCTCATTTACAAATCCACTGCTAAGGGATTATGCACAGGTCTAGGAAGGGTTTAACCAAAAGAATAGGACCAAAACAAGTGCCTCTTTTAATAAAACAGAGTAAAAATAGCTGTTGAGCTTGCGTTAGGCATTTATAAGTAACTGTTTAATGTTGCTGGCAAGAGTTTTTGAGGAGAGTAACTTGTAGACAGTACCAGTCTTCATTGTTGTTCTCTTCACAACAAGATGTCAGTAAATGGTAATAAAGAAGAGGCTCTTGTTACCAAAGAGCCCCAACAAAcaaatctgtgaaaacacagaatattAATACAGAGATCAGATCCTGTCAACAAGCATCTCTTATTCACCATCTTTCTCGAACCACTTTGCCATGTTAACCCAAGTTAAATCCCTTTCAATAGTCAAGTATATGAATAAATGACATTAGTTGTCTGTTTTCAGGACAACTCACGAGTTCTTATTTGGAGCCTTGGCGGAGCTTGTGGACAATTCAAGGTACCCATAAAGTTTTGCAACAGAGCTAATTGTTGACAAGTTATGCAGACTGGAAAACATACTAATCTGATATCTTTCTTGTGCTAAGCAGAAAGTCTCACAGTTGGTTTGTTTCTTTCACAGAGATGCCAATGCCACACGAATAGACATCTACACAGGTACACCTCAGAATAACTCGCACACTGAAACATACACATGAATTTATTGTTCCTAACGTGTCTTTTTCACCTTCCTGCTTTGCTGACAGAAAAAAGGCCAGAGCTGCGGGGCGGCTACATGCTCTGTTTTCTGGATGACGGTACTGGAATGGATCCTAGTAAGTTACCAGAGAAATAACTTCACGCtagtttttgtttcagtgtccATTGTGAGGCTTTGTATTTTGTGCATGAAACATGATGTTGATCTCCTCTCGTATTAGATGAGGCAACCCATGTAATTCAGTTTGGAAAGTCAAGCAAACGCTCCCCTGAGTCCACTCAGATCGGCCAGTATGGAAACGGATTGAAATCGTAAGATCTTCACCCAATTCTTTTGACACTGACATTGTGCATTTTGTACACAAATTCGACTTATTAAAATGTGTATGTTTTCACAGAGGCTCTATGCGTATTGGAAAAGACTTCATCTTGTTCACAAAAAAGGGAACCACGCTGACTTGCCTTTTCCTGTCAAGGACTTTCCACGAAGAGGAGGGGCTAGATGAGGTCAGAGTTCACTGTTGGATGGCATTGTTACAAGGGATTGGCACAAGTAACTTGAACACTGATTGTgcctaattttttttaatagggGCTTGCAACCCACCAAAAGAAActcaaaattaattaataataaaaatgaattgatactaatttaatcattttctgCAAATGGAAGAGTGAGCAGTGCAGCTTCACACCTGCTTCGATAGGCGCATCTTTTTTGAGGTCTGATTTTTTGAATAGGTGCATTTTCTTTGCCACACAGCCAAAAGGTATTGTAGAGATTTCTTCTTCATATAGCTATTCTGTTAACAAGTATATTATGGCATCACCTATCAGTGAAATAACTGAAAATCACCCCTTTGCATCAACTGCCTGATCTTTAACATATATGaaggaggctgctgctggtgagatGCATTCTGCTtccactttttattttgtttgagcTTCTTAAACATCTTTAAACTTTGTTTACGATTGGATGTTGatcctctctctgcaggtgaTAGTCCCCCTTCCCTCCTGGGATCTGAAGACCAAGGAGccgctgacctctgacccagAGAAGTACGCCATAGAGACAGAGCTGATCTTCAAGTACTcaccttttaaaaatgaacagcAGCTGATGGAGCAGTTCAACAAAATAGAAAGTAGCAGTGGTAAGCCTCCATGTTAAGAGATTGATTTTGTGATGAGTTCATAGCCAATACTTTTGAACTTTTGAGGATATTTATGTGAAGAATATACTATATCACTGAAGAACTTCATTTTTGTAACAATTTTTACTGCTGGGGAATTATTTAGTGTTGATTGATactgatgttttgtttaaaggtACTCTTGTGATCATCTATAATCTAAAGCTGATGGACAACAGAGAACCAGAGCTGGATGTAGACACGGATCACCAGGACATACTGATGGCTGGGACACTTGCTGAAGGAGTGTAAGTACATTCAATACTTGGTGTGATTCGACTCTATTTAAACATTGTGAAAGGAACTACATGTTGTACATTATCTTTTATCTTTATGATATTGAGCAGACAGTTTGTCCCTGTCACAGGAAGCCAGAGAGGAGGTCGTTCAGGGCGTACGCTGCAGTTTTGTACATTGACCCACGCATGAGGATTTTTATCCAGGGACATAAAGTCAGGACCAAGAGACTGTCCTGCTGTCTATTTAAACCAAGGTAATACAGTAACACACTCACAATGTGTCTGTAACTACTCCACTCCAGCCACCAGATGTTCATTAGCATTTCTTATGTTGTTAACAGGGTTTATAAATACTCATCGACTCGTTTCAAAACGCGTGCTGAACAAGAAGTGAAGAAAGCAGATCACCTTGCTAAGATTGGTGAGTCAGTGGTGAAACCAGTGATTGTATTTACGATGTGCTTTCGTGTTGtaacaaaaagcaacattttaacaattgtgttatttatttcagCGGAAGAGAAAgccagagaggcagagagtaAGCGCGTAGCTTTGGAGGCCAGATTAGGAGAGGATCTGTCAAAGGATTCACGGGTAAGCTAAAAAGGATATTGCGCTTAATTTGTCATGGAAACAAGCTTTTAAACTGAAACTGGCACACAGATTAATCCAGCGTTATTATAATGTCTCAACTGATCCCTCCCtccgcctcctcttcctcaggcAATCCTGAGAAAGGTTCAAGATTCAGCCATGATGCTTAAACGGGATGCTGACATGAAGAAAAGGATTCTCGAAGCCAAACAGAAGTACGAtagactttattttaaaagcttttctcCTATTTACAGATTCACAAATTGTGAATTGTTCTACCTCGTCATTGTAAAGAAATTAACCTTAATATTGGAGTTTTTACCGGCCAAAGATTTGTCAGATATGTGGTCTTTTCTGAGaacgaaaacaaaaaagattgcCAGACGCTTTAAAtcactttccttttttctttttttttttgtatattttccaTCAATATCCAAACCAATTTTTGTCCCTCAGAGCATTGAAGGAGCCCAAGGAGCTGAATTTTATATTTGGAGTGAACATCGAACAGAGGGACCTGGATGGGATGTTTGTGTACAACTGCTCTCGTCTCATCAAGATGTACGAGAAGACCGGGCCCCAGCTGGAGGGAGGCATGTGAGTaacatgcacatacactgaAAAGTAACAGTGtttgagaaaaaatgttttacagtaataTGATTTGTGTGTCTTAGGGCCTGCGGAGGTGTGGTTGGAGTAGTGGATGTCCCGTATTTAGTTCTAGAGCCTACTCACAACAAACAGGACTTTGCAGACGCTAAAGAGTATCGACATTTACTGAAATCCATGGGGGAGCATTTAGTTCAGTACTGGAAGGACACTAACATTGGTGAGTTTCTCTGATTTGCTGGATTTCTGTTTGACGCCAACACCTCACCTGCACAGTTCAAGTAAGAAAATCAATAGGTCTTACAACCAGTTGTCAACTATCAGTATCAAGTTAAACCCCTCTCTGATAAACAGGTCAGaaaagatgttaaaataatCATGTGATGGCCACGGGTGCTTATTACCTCTTACAGATATTGTCATCCTTTTGAATGGACTTGAACTCTTTTGCCATCCCCACATCCCAGTCAGTGATCTGAGTTTAACCTGGTCTAAAGCACAGGTATCTCAACATTGTAGGAATGCAGCATTTGCATTGCATTTACATTTCCTATTACCGGgctattcattttttttgcctaatATATATCGTGCATTCATAAGGTTTTGCACCTGTTCTGAATGGCCACACTTAGCCAGCCGTCATAGCCTCCTCATGGCTGCGTTACTCTGCCCTCCCAGTTACTCTCCAGCATTCACAAACCTTCACAGCTGCTGTAAGAAACAAGAGTTGACTTCAACAAACGCCCACTTTTCAAAATGTACGTTTTGATTTTAATAAACAATTTGCTGCTGCATTAAAtgctgagtgtctgtgtgtgttacgCAGCTCAAAAAGGCATAGTGAAGTTCTGGGATGAGTTCGGATATCTGTCTGCCAGCTGGTCTGCGCCGCCATCAACAGAGCTGAGATACAAGAGACGTCGTGCCATGGAGATACCACTTACTATTCAGTGTGGTAAGTTACATACAcgaaacacacattcacacacatagtGTATATCAACAGACTTACACTGACTCTGATTCTGCTCTTTATTCTCAGATAAATGTTTAAAGTGGAGAACGCTGCCGTTCCAGATGGATGCTGTGGACAAACGCTACCCAGACAGTTGGGTGTGTCTCATGAACCCAGACAGCAAGCAGGACAGGTACACACAGAACAGTGTTCGATAGGATACGTCTTTGAActtgttatttatgtgtttcttCGTGCTATATATagtgtgtatgttgtgttttcaggtgtgatGCTCCTGAGCAGAAACAGAATTTGCCATGTGGTGTTCTGAAGAAAGACAAGCAGAcatctgaagacaaacagaaagaccTGGTAGACaaaatcaaacagcagcaggagaaacTAGAAGCCTTGCAGGTACCTCATCcgcctctctctgtcactgacTCTCACTCTTCATGAACATCAACCACCGACATAATAATCTGCGTTTCCTCCGATCAGAAAACAAGCACCATCAAATCTACAGCAGATGTGAAGAAGCTACCACTAGAGGTCAGCATGAAGCCAACAGAGAGCTCCTCTCAGGTACAAACTCTCTTACTTACTATCAAATGATTGTTCCCATTTTTCACCCTTTTCAACAGTGGAAAAATGTCTCTTAAAAAGTAGAAGCACAGTACTTTgacatttgtattatttaagATAATCTCAGATAATTCACTGTTTCTGTTCATAATGACTTCTTAACAAATTTCACACACAGTAGCTCATTATACTGCTGTTGttggtgattttgtttttcattcattatctcacagaaatgtttgttgtgtttccttttCACATGTTGTCGGTTCAGGCAACCAGGTCTTCTGAAAGATCCAACGCACGCCCCCGCTCCCCACCACTCCCAGCTCACCTCAAAAATGCCCCAAGTGCCCCTCCACCTCGTGCATCCTCTCAGCGCCCCACTCGAACACCTGTCCCTCCGCCACCCAAAGTGGAACCATCCAGGtccagagctgcagcaaagCCTTCTCCAACTGCAGCAAAGTCTGTACCCAAAGCTACTGCCAAAACACCCCCACCCAGCCGCAGCTCAAGGGTAGGTTACAGGATTTAGAAAGTAATTCCTCTAATGCCACAAAGTACCAATGGAAGGTTGTATTTATGAAAGTATTTGACATGGCTTCATGTACAAGTGAAATGGTGATATGTATCCTCATATAGACACCTGCCAAAGCATCATCAGCCAAACCAGCAGCCACTGGACTACGCAAGAGAATCATAGAGCAGgaggacagtgaggaggaggaggaagaggaggaagaagaggaggaggaggaggaggaagacgacgaCAGTGAGGAGAGTGAAGAGGAAAAGCCGCAGACAAAGAAATCCAAGATGGCCGCAGCAGTTAGTAACCGTGGGAAAGTGGTCGAGAAGGCCACGCCTCCCAAACGTGGCAGGTTGGACGAGGTAAACACGCAACACAATTTCCATGTTCGTTTACTTTGGCATCACATCAGAAACATTGAAGCTCTTCTTTCTCAGTTTTACAACTTAAATCAGTACAATAAACATTACACAAATGACATAGAATCAAATGGCAGCATTGATAATGCTGCTTAAACTATTCAGGTGTTCAACCAAAAACTTGTAAATCAGCCTGtgagtgtttgtctgtctggtTTTGTCGTGCATTGTGAGCATTGCTGTGAGGACTGTGCTGTGATGGTGTGTGCTACTCTCTCTTTTCTGCTGcctgttgtgtttcctgtgagTCTGTCACAAACTGAATCCAAA encodes the following:
- the LOC140996548 gene encoding transmembrane protein 248, with translation MGFWQPMTNLRDYVSQNPPGVTFFLCLLTLAVSFICLSSYSFTQSLPNPDTAKDWNRLLSSLSQFQLCVTGNANSSEPVSSVSSVPSPPMDRDTSVDSTLTPSVTSLRLKVPLAVTIDSDTGSLNDLHLHTTMRAKQLNLGGDEIVDLTLELSGNDTYTCITISAPTHVLPMSRLPQKCPTTEKNISPVHVEASNKAPTASQTCYSPRSKNDPKLTVMLTKEEQGVAVRHLLEVSVCLLGVCLILCVVASLTQSVMRRYNWNGLDVQNEPLMDS
- the morc2 gene encoding ATPase MORC2 isoform X2, coding for MAYSSYSNLSRAQLTFEYLHTNSTTHEFLFGALAELVDNSRDANATRIDIYTEKRPELRGGYMLCFLDDGTGMDPNEATHVIQFGKSSKRSPESTQIGQYGNGLKSGSMRIGKDFILFTKKGTTLTCLFLSRTFHEEEGLDEVIVPLPSWDLKTKEPLTSDPEKYAIETELIFKYSPFKNEQQLMEQFNKIESSSGTLVIIYNLKLMDNREPELDVDTDHQDILMAGTLAEGVKPERRSFRAYAAVLYIDPRMRIFIQGHKVRTKRLSCCLFKPRVYKYSSTRFKTRAEQEVKKADHLAKIAEEKAREAESKRVALEARLGEDLSKDSRAILRKVQDSAMMLKRDADMKKRILEAKQKALKEPKELNFIFGVNIEQRDLDGMFVYNCSRLIKMYEKTGPQLEGGMACGGVVGVVDVPYLVLEPTHNKQDFADAKEYRHLLKSMGEHLVQYWKDTNIAQKGIVKFWDEFGYLSASWSAPPSTELRYKRRRAMEIPLTIQCDKCLKWRTLPFQMDAVDKRYPDSWVCLMNPDSKQDRCDAPEQKQNLPCGVLKKDKQTSEDKQKDLVDKIKQQQEKLEALQKTSTIKSTADVKKLPLEVSMKPTESSSQATRSSERSNARPRSPPLPAHLKNAPSAPPPRASSQRPTRTPVPPPPKVEPSRSRAAAKPSPTAAKSVPKATAKTPPPSRSSRTPAKASSAKPAATGLRKRIIEQEDSEEEEEEEEEEEEEEEEDDDSEESEEEKPQTKKSKMAAAVSNRGKVVEKATPPKRGRLDETPQQEPDNDPKNAQKDKGLLVEVRVNKEWYTGKVIAVEANKQSIRWKVKFDYVPRSTPKDRWVFKGSDEVRLMRPPSPISQTPDTQQETEKGPAPMEPDTTQPGTSREVTDSLVTMLRTMLRYFFPPAFRIPKDDVNSMTAEELVAFPLKEYFQQYESGLQSLCNSYQSRADARAKAVEEKSNSAEVKLKEADEKLQKLRTNIVALLQKVQEDIDINTDDELDAYIEDLLTKGD
- the morc2 gene encoding ATPase MORC2 isoform X1, producing the protein MAYSSYSNLSRAQLTFEYLHTNSTTHEFLFGALAELVDNSRDANATRIDIYTEKRPELRGGYMLCFLDDGTGMDPNEATHVIQFGKSSKRSPESTQIGQYGNGLKSGSMRIGKDFILFTKKGTTLTCLFLSRTFHEEEGLDEVIVPLPSWDLKTKEPLTSDPEKYAIETELIFKYSPFKNEQQLMEQFNKIESSSGTLVIIYNLKLMDNREPELDVDTDHQDILMAGTLAEGVKPERRSFRAYAAVLYIDPRMRIFIQGHKVRTKRLSCCLFKPRVYKYSSTRFKTRAEQEVKKADHLAKIAEEKAREAESKRVALEARLGEDLSKDSRAILRKVQDSAMMLKRDADMKKRILEAKQKALKEPKELNFIFGVNIEQRDLDGMFVYNCSRLIKMYEKTGPQLEGGMACGGVVGVVDVPYLVLEPTHNKQDFADAKEYRHLLKSMGEHLVQYWKDTNIAQKGIVKFWDEFGYLSASWSAPPSTELRYKRRRAMEIPLTIQCDKCLKWRTLPFQMDAVDKRYPDSWVCLMNPDSKQDRCDAPEQKQNLPCGVLKKDKQTSEDKQKDLVDKIKQQQEKLEALQKTSTIKSTADVKKLPLEVSMKPTESSSQATRSSERSNARPRSPPLPAHLKNAPSAPPPRASSQRPTRTPVPPPPKVEPSRSRAAAKPSPTAAKSVPKATAKTPPPSRSSRTPAKASSAKPAATGLRKRIIEQEDSEEEEEEEEEEEEEEEEDDDSEESEEEKPQTKKSKMAAAVSNRGKVVEKATPPKRGRLDEVKTNSQPEKKGVSAPTRQAPTTPTSVPKSTPMQLHGAKAKTPQQEPDNDPKNAQKDKGLLVEVRVNKEWYTGKVIAVEANKQSIRWKVKFDYVPRSTPKDRWVFKGSDEVRLMRPPSPISQTPDTQQETEKGPAPMEPDTTQPGTSREVTDSLVTMLRTMLRYFFPPAFRIPKDDVNSMTAEELVAFPLKEYFQQYESGLQSLCNSYQSRADARAKAVEEKSNSAEVKLKEADEKLQKLRTNIVALLQKVQEDIDINTDDELDAYIEDLLTKGD